DNA from Micrococcales bacterium:
CATGCTGGAGTTCCACACCGAGGCGGCGTTCCACCCGCACCGGCCGCGCTACTTGCTGCTGTTGTGCCTGCGGGGCGACCCCGCTGCAGCGACCACCTTGTGCAGCATCGCCGCGGTGCTCGGCACCCTGTCCCCACGCTCGCGGGCGGTACTGTTCCAGCCACGTTTCACCACCGGCATCGACGAGTCCTACGCCGGTGGCCGATCCGCTGCGCAGTCCGTCCCCCGGCCGGTCCTCTACGGCGACCCGGAGTCACCGAAGATGTGGCTCGACGCCGACCTGATGAGCGGTACGGATCCGGTGGCGCAGGAGGCGCTGGAGGAACTCGCCCGGCTCGTCCGCGAACACGCCACCGGGTGACGTTGAAGGCGGGCGACCTCCTCGTCGTCGACAACGACGTGGCCGTTCACGGGCGAACACCCTTCACGCCGCGTTTCGACGGCACGGACAGGTGGCTGCAACGGACCTTTGTGGTCGCCGATCACACCGCCGCCGACGGCTCCCGCGACGGCCGCGTGATCACCACACGTTTCATCGCGTGACGCTGGCGGCCGCTGCCCTAGGCTCGCCTCATGAAGGACCACAACGTCAACCACGCGTTCCTGGACCCCGTACTGACTGGGGAGCACGTCGATGTGTATTACCACTTCGGGCTGTCCAGCGACGACCCGCTGATCCAGCGCTTCCGGGATGTCCGGGCCGTCATCATGGCCGGCTCAGGTCAGCGCATCAAGGAATTCGCGCAGATCTGGAGCGACCTGAACGGCGGCGCCGAGATCGT
Protein-coding regions in this window:
- a CDS encoding TauD/TfdA family dioxygenase, translated to MPLGDLPPTPEEPLQADKPDQVSEFSLLTVGRILGRPVGYLPEHGGDVVQNISPTRHNADRQVSTSSKSMLEFHTEAAFHPHRPRYLLLLCLRGDPAAATTLCSIAAVLGTLSPRSRAVLFQPRFTTGIDESYAGGRSAAQSVPRPVLYGDPESPKMWLDADLMSGTDPVAQEALEELARLVREHATG
- a CDS encoding TauD/TfdA family dioxygenase — protein: MTLKAGDLLVVDNDVAVHGRTPFTPRFDGTDRWLQRTFVVADHTAADGSRDGRVITTRFIA